Proteins found in one Bacteroidales bacterium WCE2008 genomic segment:
- a CDS encoding tRNA threonylcarbamoyladenosine biosynthesis protein TsaE: protein MRHEIIIKDLADIDRAAEEFLREIGDNRLIAFFAPMGAGKTTFTSAICRRLGVREDAVSSPTFAIVNEYRTASGEMMYHFDFYRITKTSEALDIGFYDYVDSGCLCIMEWPENVEEILPEETLKVYIRVNQDNSRTVYWED from the coding sequence ATGAGACATGAGATTATCATAAAGGACCTCGCCGATATCGACAGGGCCGCAGAGGAGTTTCTCCGCGAGATCGGGGATAACCGTCTGATTGCTTTCTTCGCTCCGATGGGAGCGGGGAAAACCACTTTTACTTCGGCTATTTGCCGCAGGCTGGGAGTCAGGGAGGATGCAGTCAGCTCGCCGACTTTTGCGATTGTCAACGAGTATCGCACGGCCTCCGGAGAAATGATGTATCATTTTGATTTCTATCGTATTACGAAGACATCCGAGGCTCTCGACATAGGCTTCTATGACTATGTGGACAGCGGCTGCCTTTGTATCATGGAGTGGCCTGAGAACGTTGAGGAGATACTTCCGGAGGAGACCTTGAAGGTGTATATCCGTGTAAATCAGGATAATTCCAGGACGGTATATTGGGAGGACTGA
- a CDS encoding nicotinamide mononucleotide transporter: protein MDKFLLIDIITSVLGLACVFLAGRNSKYNFWVGYLYTAALFVMFWNKNLYASLLLQPVSLAINIAGHYRWTHPREDEKSASDGKKLKVSMLNWQERALTIVSVLIVAGLWGWLLDSLFPADPHPYLDSCVTVLILMAQLLSALKKWDCWIAWLIVNIAQIILHLSVGHIFMPIVCGLYLINGLWSLVTWMNLYKKNS, encoded by the coding sequence ATGGATAAATTTTTACTTATAGACATAATTACTTCTGTGCTTGGCCTTGCCTGCGTCTTTCTCGCCGGCCGTAACTCCAAGTACAACTTCTGGGTCGGATATCTCTATACCGCGGCCCTGTTCGTGATGTTCTGGAACAAGAATCTGTATGCGAGCCTGCTGCTCCAGCCGGTTTCGCTTGCGATAAATATAGCCGGCCATTACCGCTGGACTCATCCGCGGGAAGACGAGAAGAGCGCCAGCGACGGAAAGAAGCTCAAGGTCTCCATGCTCAACTGGCAGGAAAGGGCGTTGACGATTGTCTCTGTCCTGATTGTCGCCGGCCTTTGGGGATGGCTGCTGGATTCGCTTTTCCCGGCCGACCCTCATCCTTATCTGGATTCCTGTGTGACCGTACTCATACTGATGGCCCAGCTGCTTTCCGCCTTGAAGAAGTGGGACTGCTGGATCGCCTGGCTGATAGTCAATATCGCACAGATAATCCTGCACCTGTCCGTCGGCCATATCTTCATGCCGATTGTCTGCGGCCTGTATCTTATCAACGGTCTTTGGTCGCTTGTGACCTGGATGAACCTTTACAAGAAAAACAGCTGA
- a CDS encoding SusD family protein — protein sequence MKKIFYIIASLAFFTFAGCDNFLDTESLTMKNTENFPRTETDAQQMVTGIYTVMNNNITDPESEPFFIFEIAGDDRLGGGSASNIGAQSLDRLMNWENDALLRLWETKYAGILRANSAIASFDCVTGWSSKDAHDRLLAQVYFLRAFYYFQLAQVFGTVSMPLTPEDGVLPKSSADEIYAQIASDMKMAINTFPSTPYPACGEGVATKWAAEGMMARIWLFYTGYYKKSELPLAEGGSVTKAEVVSWLEDCITNSGYALLPDQRSLWPYTNPYTKPDYPYAAALDVKWATDENIESMFAVKFSHVASFETEKQRHNRVVEFFNPRKAGVSSFPFSATGYSNGPVCTALWEDWAADADYAGDYRREGSIIKRADEIPAYAGDKGKEVENTDLLSKKYIGIGAKEGDKYHESFDFLYHGEDDKQTGMTQALIWLRFADVLLMHSELTDGKAIYKGKSGLNAVRQRAGLPDISYSLDALKKERRYELCFEAVRWNDIRRWGDIDELIKNQEGNPILNQGKPGNFEWSKKYPYKTRYEQTGGFFKIPESEVVLTKGVIEQNPGWEDEYNFAKGDLPYFKK from the coding sequence ATGAAAAAGATATTTTATATAATAGCATCTTTGGCATTTTTCACTTTCGCGGGATGTGACAACTTCCTCGATACGGAGAGTCTCACGATGAAGAATACCGAAAACTTCCCTAGGACTGAAACTGATGCCCAGCAGATGGTGACCGGTATCTATACCGTGATGAACAACAATATCACGGACCCTGAGAGCGAGCCGTTCTTTATCTTCGAGATAGCCGGCGACGACAGGCTCGGAGGCGGCAGCGCGAGCAATATCGGAGCCCAGAGCCTTGACAGGCTGATGAACTGGGAGAATGATGCCCTCCTAAGGTTATGGGAGACAAAGTACGCCGGAATCCTCAGGGCCAACTCTGCCATTGCTTCATTTGACTGCGTGACTGGGTGGAGCAGCAAGGACGCCCATGACAGACTTCTTGCCCAGGTCTATTTCCTCAGGGCTTTCTATTATTTCCAGCTTGCCCAGGTATTCGGAACGGTTTCCATGCCTCTTACTCCGGAAGACGGAGTGCTTCCGAAATCCTCGGCGGACGAGATCTATGCCCAGATCGCTTCCGACATGAAGATGGCTATCAACACCTTCCCTTCTACTCCATATCCGGCATGCGGCGAGGGTGTCGCCACCAAGTGGGCCGCCGAGGGCATGATGGCCCGTATATGGCTGTTCTATACCGGATATTACAAGAAAAGTGAGCTCCCTCTTGCAGAGGGCGGCTCAGTGACCAAGGCTGAAGTCGTAAGCTGGCTGGAGGATTGTATCACCAACAGCGGTTATGCGCTCCTTCCTGACCAGAGGTCTCTCTGGCCTTACACCAATCCATATACCAAGCCTGATTATCCATATGCTGCCGCCCTCGATGTCAAATGGGCAACCGACGAGAACATCGAGAGCATGTTTGCGGTGAAGTTCTCCCATGTGGCTTCTTTTGAGACGGAGAAGCAGCGCCACAACCGCGTGGTCGAATTCTTCAACCCTCGCAAGGCTGGCGTGTCCTCGTTCCCGTTCAGCGCTACCGGTTATTCCAACGGTCCTGTATGCACAGCTCTCTGGGAGGACTGGGCTGCCGATGCCGACTATGCCGGAGATTATCGCCGCGAAGGCTCTATCATAAAGAGAGCTGATGAGATCCCTGCTTATGCAGGCGACAAGGGTAAGGAAGTCGAGAATACCGACCTTCTCTCAAAGAAATACATCGGTATCGGCGCCAAGGAAGGCGACAAGTACCATGAGTCATTTGACTTCCTCTATCACGGAGAGGATGACAAGCAGACCGGTATGACCCAGGCACTTATCTGGCTCCGTTTTGCCGACGTGCTCCTCATGCATTCCGAACTTACGGACGGCAAGGCCATCTACAAAGGAAAGAGCGGACTCAATGCCGTACGCCAGAGAGCTGGTCTTCCTGACATAAGCTACTCTTTGGATGCCCTCAAGAAGGAGCGCCGCTACGAGCTCTGCTTCGAGGCTGTCAGATGGAACGACATACGCCGCTGGGGTGATATAGACGAACTTATCAAGAATCAGGAAGGCAATCCTATCCTCAACCAGGGCAAGCCTGGCAACTTTGAATGGTCAAAGAAATATCCGTACAAGACCAGATACGAGCAGACCGGCGGATTCTTCAAGATTCCTGAAAGCGAGGTGGTTCTCACCAAGGGAGTTATCGAGCAGAACCCGGGCTGGGAGGATGAATACAATTTCGCCAAAGGCGACCTGCCATACTTCAAGAAATAA
- a CDS encoding chorismate synthase codes for MNSFGRKFRVSIFGESHGEAIGIVIDGVQPGIPLSEEDFRADILRRKSGPKGTTPRIETDEPKILSGVYNGFTTGAPLTVIFHNRNTRSTDYKLFNDMPRPGHADYTASIKWLDFNDPRGGGHFSGRITLPIVAAGVVAKKMIAANVSAELIEVGGVSRADALASRAEEALPDGGIEEKDELTASEIWKDVLEAAMADLDSVGGIVECRASGLPAGLGEPFFDSVEALISHAIFSIPGVRGIEFGDGFASARMRGSEHNDPYDAPSEGNLRLHINVRPSKNGAGGVNGGISNGNPIVFRVAFKPTSSIGKGQQTFNFAKGEVDTLQIPGRHDVCFALRTPVIVEAMTAIVLADLTRLV; via the coding sequence ATGAACTCATTCGGACGTAAATTCAGAGTCTCCATCTTCGGAGAATCCCATGGCGAGGCGATAGGCATCGTCATCGATGGCGTACAGCCGGGAATTCCTCTCTCGGAGGAAGATTTCCGTGCCGACATACTCCGACGCAAGAGCGGCCCTAAAGGGACCACTCCGCGTATCGAGACCGATGAGCCGAAGATTCTCAGCGGAGTCTATAACGGCTTTACTACCGGAGCTCCGCTTACGGTAATCTTCCATAACAGGAATACCCGTTCGACGGATTACAAACTTTTCAATGACATGCCGCGGCCGGGCCATGCCGACTATACCGCCAGTATCAAGTGGCTTGACTTCAACGACCCGCGCGGAGGCGGCCATTTCTCCGGCAGGATCACCCTTCCGATAGTTGCGGCCGGCGTTGTCGCAAAGAAGATGATCGCTGCCAATGTCAGCGCAGAGCTGATCGAAGTCGGTGGAGTATCTCGTGCCGACGCTCTTGCCTCCCGTGCCGAGGAAGCGTTGCCTGACGGCGGTATCGAAGAGAAAGATGAACTTACGGCATCGGAAATCTGGAAGGACGTCCTCGAGGCTGCGATGGCCGATCTGGATTCGGTCGGCGGAATCGTGGAATGCCGCGCTTCAGGTCTGCCTGCCGGACTCGGAGAACCGTTCTTCGATTCGGTTGAGGCTCTTATCTCCCATGCGATATTCTCGATCCCCGGGGTTAGGGGCATCGAGTTCGGCGACGGCTTCGCGTCTGCCAGAATGAGGGGTTCGGAACATAATGACCCGTATGACGCTCCTTCAGAGGGGAATCTCCGTCTGCACATCAATGTCCGCCCGTCGAAGAACGGCGCCGGCGGAGTCAACGGCGGTATCTCCAACGGAAACCCTATTGTCTTCAGGGTGGCTTTCAAGCCGACCTCGAGCATAGGAAAGGGGCAGCAGACCTTCAATTTCGCGAAGGGCGAGGTTGATACCTTGCAAATACCGGGCAGACACGACGTCTGCTTCGCACTAAGGACACCGGTAATCGTCGAGGCCATGACGGCAATAGTGCTCGCCGACCTGACGCGTCTGGTGTAA
- a CDS encoding 4-diphosphocytidyl-2-C-methyl-D-erythritol kinase: protein MITYPHVKVNLGLSVLRKRPDGYHDLETLFVPYREIHDTLEIISGYDFSHTSASLFARYGEDSVAQAISEDGKLMITIARKEGVDWDPLKDLTARAYFLLASDHDLPPVKIFLEKTSPVGAGLGGGSSDAAFALKMLNDMFSLGLDKPALADYASRLGSDCAFFMYDDPMFGEGRGEILTPYEGEAVPQGYELKVIVPEDVSVSTADAYKGIVPMENGQRPVSLREALARPVGEWKDVLVNDFETTVFGKHPELAAIKSSLYESGAVYAAMSGSGSALFAIYKV, encoded by the coding sequence ATGATTACTTATCCCCATGTCAAGGTCAATCTCGGTCTGAGCGTTCTCCGCAAACGCCCGGACGGGTATCATGACCTCGAGACTCTGTTTGTCCCATACAGGGAGATCCATGATACTCTCGAAATAATCTCGGGGTACGATTTCAGCCATACATCAGCGTCGCTGTTCGCCCGCTACGGGGAGGATTCGGTCGCGCAGGCAATTTCGGAGGACGGGAAGCTGATGATTACCATCGCCCGCAAGGAGGGCGTGGACTGGGATCCGCTGAAGGACCTGACGGCGAGGGCGTATTTTCTGCTGGCGTCGGACCATGATCTCCCGCCGGTCAAGATATTCCTGGAGAAGACATCTCCTGTCGGAGCCGGACTCGGAGGCGGATCGTCTGATGCGGCCTTCGCTCTCAAGATGCTTAATGATATGTTTTCGCTCGGACTGGACAAGCCGGCGCTGGCTGATTATGCTTCGCGGCTGGGCAGCGACTGTGCGTTTTTCATGTATGACGATCCGATGTTCGGGGAAGGCAGGGGCGAGATCCTGACCCCGTACGAGGGGGAGGCCGTGCCTCAGGGGTATGAGCTTAAGGTGATAGTTCCGGAGGATGTGTCCGTCTCGACGGCTGATGCCTATAAGGGAATCGTTCCGATGGAGAACGGACAGCGCCCTGTATCGTTGAGGGAGGCTCTCGCCAGACCAGTAGGAGAGTGGAAGGACGTGCTGGTCAATGATTTCGAGACGACGGTTTTCGGGAAGCATCCGGAGCTGGCCGCAATCAAGAGTTCGTTGTATGAGTCCGGGGCCGTATATGCCGCGATGTCAGGCAGCGGCTCGGCTTTATTCGCAATTTATAAGGTATGA
- a CDS encoding Fe-S cluster assembly ATP-binding protein codes for MSEVLLKISGLHASIGDKEILKGIDLEIRKGEIHAVMGPNGAGKSTLSSVLTGKPQYEVTAGSIEFDGKDLLAMSPEERSWAGIFMSFQYPVEIPGVSITNFMKTAVNSRRKAEGLEPMKGAEFLKLLREKMAFVKMKPEFAKREVNVGFSGGEKKRNEIFQMAMLDPTLSILDETDSGLDVDALKIVADGVNSLKSPEKASIIITHYQKLLEYVVPDVVHILKDGRIVQTGGRELIDVIESQGFDKF; via the coding sequence ATGAGTGAAGTTTTACTGAAGATAAGCGGTCTCCATGCTTCTATCGGAGACAAAGAAATATTGAAAGGTATCGATCTCGAGATCCGGAAGGGCGAGATCCATGCGGTCATGGGCCCGAACGGCGCCGGAAAGAGTACTCTCAGCTCCGTCCTTACGGGAAAGCCCCAGTATGAGGTTACAGCCGGGTCGATAGAGTTCGACGGCAAGGACCTGCTTGCCATGAGCCCGGAGGAACGGTCATGGGCGGGCATTTTCATGTCCTTCCAGTATCCGGTCGAGATTCCGGGAGTGTCGATCACCAATTTCATGAAGACAGCCGTCAATTCGCGTCGCAAGGCAGAGGGGCTGGAGCCGATGAAAGGCGCCGAGTTCCTGAAGCTGCTCCGCGAGAAGATGGCCTTCGTCAAGATGAAACCGGAGTTTGCCAAGAGAGAGGTCAACGTAGGCTTCTCAGGTGGAGAGAAGAAGCGTAACGAGATCTTCCAGATGGCCATGCTGGATCCGACTCTGTCGATTCTGGATGAGACGGACAGCGGCCTTGACGTGGATGCTCTCAAAATTGTGGCAGACGGAGTCAATTCGCTGAAGAGTCCGGAGAAGGCCTCGATAATAATCACCCATTATCAGAAACTTCTGGAGTATGTCGTGCCGGATGTGGTGCATATACTCAAGGACGGACGTATCGTGCAGACCGGAGGAAGGGAACTGATAGATGTAATAGAGTCACAGGGCTTCGATAAGTTTTAG
- a CDS encoding TonB-linked outer membrane protein, SusC/RagA family, which yields MRKLISIISITILGAGVAAYAASSPVSNGSSGTGTAMVQQDATWILHGTVVDSENVPVIGAGVINLNTKTGDITNNDGKFGVSVKVGDRLEVSCIGYSTKEIVVTSQDNIVVILENDSELLEEVVVMGYGTQKKKLVTGSTVNVTSDKIAAVNPVDALGSLQSQAAGLSITQNSGQPGESYKVFIRGLGTLGASEPIYVIDGVPGGDITAIAPNDIESIDVLKDAASSAIYGARAANGVILVTTKQGKAGKISVTYDGYYGVQNANTNGFTPLNAKQYMEIINKSYEIAGNGENYYDFASLIPKQYAMIQNGTWNGTNWFKESLNKNAPVTNHSVNITGGSEISRFALGFTYYSQEGTIGLPAKPNYDRYTVRFNSDYSLLRKNNKDIIRFGENVTFTKTDKSGVANGNNYNNSIRDLIVACPLLPAYNEEGDLYIYKDMVADGWDFNQDFKNPLAFIKFNDGNNDTQKWRIHSNFFLEAQPIAGLTLKSSLGLQYEHSDYRKYVPAYDLSANNGKPNNKVTQSQHWATRWSWENTANYVRSFGLHNVDALVGMALEKWGFGNEVKIINSNSIFDDFEHAYIDNARSVDAATEIYGTPNDMGALRSFFGRINYNYNETYMLSLVMRVDGSSNFAKGHRTGYFPSVSAGWVITNEEFMKKTAGWLDFLKIRGSWGQNGNCDIKPFQYLTTDAFDAPYYPADKDTPVVGGYPNIIANPDVTWETSQQLDLGFDARLLRSRLGLSFDWYDKRTKDWLVDAPMPKVLGAKAPFINGGEVTNKGFEILLSWNDMINKDFSYGASLTFSKNKNKVTRIANSEGLIQGEPNILAQNTDRLYRAQVGYPIGYFYGYKTDGVIQNDADLQKYIAANCNGDAANSLQGAGLQAGDLKFVDVNGDGVVNQDDKTMIGDPHPDVNVGLSFNIAYKGFDFAVSGHGAFGQQIAKSYRHFSNRPDENYATDVYTKYWTGEGSTNRYPRFCDGKNTNMSEISQLWIEDGDFFKISNITLGYDLKRVAKFLPVSKFRIYVSAQNMFTFTNYSGMDPEIGYGDKDKWASGIDVGNYPSANVWMGGLSITF from the coding sequence ATGAGAAAACTAATTTCAATCATTTCAATTACTATTCTCGGTGCCGGCGTGGCAGCTTATGCGGCTTCTTCTCCGGTATCCAACGGGAGCTCCGGTACTGGAACCGCTATGGTTCAGCAGGATGCTACCTGGATTCTGCACGGAACGGTTGTTGACTCGGAGAATGTGCCAGTGATTGGCGCGGGAGTCATCAACCTTAACACTAAAACTGGTGATATCACCAACAATGACGGTAAATTCGGCGTAAGTGTCAAGGTCGGAGACCGTCTCGAAGTTTCCTGCATCGGATATTCTACAAAAGAGATCGTAGTCACCTCGCAGGACAATATCGTCGTTATCCTCGAAAATGATAGCGAGCTGCTTGAAGAAGTGGTAGTGATGGGTTATGGTACCCAGAAGAAGAAACTCGTCACAGGTTCTACCGTCAATGTCACTTCCGACAAGATTGCTGCAGTCAATCCTGTGGACGCCCTCGGTTCCCTCCAGAGCCAGGCTGCAGGTCTCAGCATCACCCAGAATTCCGGACAGCCGGGAGAAAGCTACAAAGTGTTCATACGTGGTCTCGGAACCCTCGGCGCCAGCGAGCCTATCTATGTGATCGACGGCGTCCCTGGCGGCGACATCACGGCGATTGCTCCAAATGATATCGAATCCATCGACGTGCTCAAGGATGCTGCATCCAGCGCCATCTATGGTGCCCGTGCGGCCAACGGCGTCATCCTCGTTACCACGAAACAGGGAAAGGCCGGAAAGATATCTGTCACATACGACGGATACTATGGCGTACAGAATGCCAACACCAACGGCTTCACGCCTCTCAACGCCAAACAGTACATGGAGATTATCAACAAGTCTTACGAGATTGCGGGCAACGGCGAGAACTACTATGATTTCGCCTCCCTCATCCCTAAGCAATATGCAATGATCCAGAACGGCACATGGAACGGTACCAACTGGTTCAAAGAATCTCTCAACAAGAATGCCCCTGTGACGAACCACTCTGTCAACATCACCGGAGGTAGCGAGATATCCCGTTTCGCCCTTGGTTTCACATATTACAGTCAGGAAGGAACCATCGGCCTGCCTGCAAAGCCAAATTATGACAGGTACACCGTAAGGTTTAACTCTGACTACAGTCTGCTCCGCAAGAACAACAAGGACATCATCCGCTTCGGAGAGAACGTCACCTTTACTAAGACCGACAAGTCAGGAGTCGCAAACGGCAACAACTACAACAACTCTATCAGGGACCTTATCGTTGCCTGCCCGCTTCTTCCTGCCTACAATGAGGAAGGAGACCTTTACATCTACAAGGACATGGTTGCTGACGGATGGGATTTCAACCAGGATTTCAAGAATCCCCTAGCTTTCATTAAATTCAATGACGGCAACAATGACACCCAGAAATGGAGGATACATTCCAACTTCTTCCTTGAGGCCCAGCCTATAGCCGGCCTTACCCTGAAGTCAAGCCTTGGTCTTCAGTATGAGCATTCTGACTACAGGAAGTATGTTCCTGCATACGACCTCAGCGCCAACAATGGCAAACCTAATAACAAAGTTACCCAGTCTCAGCATTGGGCTACAAGGTGGAGCTGGGAGAATACTGCCAACTATGTGCGCTCGTTCGGCCTCCACAATGTGGACGCTCTCGTCGGAATGGCTCTCGAGAAATGGGGCTTCGGAAACGAGGTCAAGATCATCAACTCCAACTCTATCTTCGATGATTTCGAGCATGCATACATAGACAATGCCCGCAGCGTCGATGCCGCTACCGAAATCTACGGAACCCCTAACGACATGGGCGCCCTGAGGTCTTTCTTCGGACGTATCAACTACAACTACAACGAGACATACATGCTGTCCCTCGTGATGCGTGTCGATGGATCATCCAACTTCGCGAAAGGCCATCGTACAGGCTATTTCCCTTCAGTCTCCGCCGGCTGGGTAATAACCAACGAGGAGTTCATGAAGAAGACCGCCGGCTGGCTCGACTTCCTCAAAATCCGCGGCAGCTGGGGCCAGAACGGAAACTGCGACATCAAGCCTTTCCAGTACCTGACCACGGACGCCTTCGACGCTCCATATTATCCTGCCGACAAGGATACTCCTGTAGTGGGAGGATATCCGAACATCATTGCCAATCCTGACGTCACCTGGGAGACCTCACAGCAGCTTGACCTCGGTTTCGATGCAAGGTTGCTCCGCAGCCGTCTCGGACTTAGCTTCGACTGGTACGACAAGCGTACCAAAGACTGGCTCGTAGATGCTCCTATGCCAAAGGTTCTTGGTGCAAAGGCTCCGTTCATCAACGGTGGCGAAGTTACAAACAAGGGCTTCGAGATACTTCTCTCTTGGAATGACATGATCAACAAGGACTTCTCTTACGGAGCATCCCTCACGTTCTCTAAGAACAAGAACAAGGTAACCCGTATCGCCAATTCCGAAGGCCTTATCCAGGGTGAGCCTAACATCCTTGCCCAGAATACCGACAGGCTTTACCGCGCCCAGGTGGGCTATCCTATCGGCTACTTCTACGGCTACAAGACTGACGGAGTCATCCAGAACGACGCTGACCTTCAGAAGTATATCGCAGCCAACTGCAACGGTGACGCCGCAAATTCTCTCCAGGGAGCAGGCCTGCAGGCCGGCGACCTGAAGTTCGTGGACGTCAACGGCGACGGCGTGGTGAACCAGGATGACAAGACCATGATCGGAGATCCTCATCCGGATGTCAACGTCGGCCTTTCATTCAACATCGCTTACAAGGGATTTGACTTCGCAGTCAGCGGTCATGGCGCATTCGGCCAGCAGATAGCAAAGAGCTACCGTCATTTCTCCAACAGGCCTGACGAGAACTACGCAACAGACGTTTATACGAAGTACTGGACAGGCGAGGGCTCTACCAACAGGTATCCTCGTTTCTGCGACGGAAAGAATACCAACATGTCAGAGATCTCACAGCTCTGGATAGAGGATGGCGACTTCTTCAAGATCTCCAACATCACTCTCGGATACGATCTCAAGAGGGTTGCCAAGTTCCTTCCTGTAAGCAAGTTCAGAATCTATGTTTCCGCACAGAACATGTTCACATTTACCAATTACTCAGGTATGGACCCTGAAATCGGTTATGGTGACAAGGATAAATGGGCATCCGGTATCGATGTCGGCAACTACCCTAGCGCCAATGTCTGGATGGGCGGTCTTAGTATAACATTCTAA
- a CDS encoding Fe-S cluster assembly protein SufB produces the protein MDIQEENKIIKDFTSQEYKEGFVTDVEQDFVPKGLNEDIIRTISRLKEEPQWLLDFRLDAFRRWQKMPMPTWGHLDLPEIDFQDIIYYAAPKKNKERPKEIDPELEKTFEKLGIPIREREALAGVVAVDAVFDSVSVATTFRKTLAEKGIIFCPFSEAVREHGDLVRKYLASVVPVGDNFYAALNSAVFSDGSFCYIPKGVKCPMDLSSYFRINASGTGQFERTLIVAEEGSSLSYMEGCTAPMRDENQLHAAVVEIVVEKDADVRYSTVQNWYPGDAMGRGGILNLVTKRGICKGEGAHLSWTQVETGSAITWKYPSTILKGDYSSSEFYSVAVTNNYQQADTGTKMIHIGRGTRSRIVSKGISAGHSQNSYRGLVKMLPGATGARNFSQCDSLLIGSNCGAHTFPDIQSANPDAVVEHEATTSKISEDQLFYCNQRGIDPEDAVGLIVNGYAKEVLSRLPMEFAVEAQKLLQVSLEGSVG, from the coding sequence ATGGATATACAGGAAGAAAACAAAATAATAAAGGATTTTACCTCGCAGGAGTACAAGGAAGGCTTTGTTACCGATGTGGAGCAGGACTTCGTGCCCAAGGGTCTTAACGAGGACATAATCCGCACTATCTCCAGGCTGAAAGAGGAGCCCCAGTGGCTGCTGGACTTCAGGCTGGACGCGTTCAGGCGCTGGCAGAAGATGCCGATGCCGACCTGGGGGCATCTTGATCTGCCTGAAATTGACTTTCAGGATATAATCTACTATGCCGCTCCCAAGAAGAATAAAGAACGCCCGAAGGAGATAGATCCGGAACTCGAAAAGACCTTCGAGAAGCTTGGTATTCCTATCCGGGAAAGGGAAGCTCTTGCAGGCGTGGTTGCCGTCGATGCAGTCTTCGACTCTGTTTCCGTCGCCACCACTTTCCGCAAGACTCTCGCCGAGAAAGGCATAATATTCTGCCCGTTCTCAGAGGCGGTACGTGAACACGGGGATCTGGTGCGCAAGTACCTCGCTTCCGTCGTTCCTGTCGGGGACAATTTCTATGCGGCTCTCAATTCCGCAGTATTCAGCGACGGTTCGTTCTGCTATATACCTAAGGGCGTGAAATGTCCGATGGACCTTTCCAGCTACTTCAGGATAAACGCTTCGGGCACGGGCCAGTTCGAAAGGACCCTTATCGTTGCCGAAGAGGGCTCGTCCCTAAGCTACATGGAAGGCTGCACCGCTCCTATGAGGGATGAGAACCAGCTCCATGCTGCCGTTGTAGAGATTGTCGTAGAGAAAGATGCCGATGTGCGTTACAGCACTGTCCAGAACTGGTATCCGGGAGATGCCATGGGACGTGGCGGTATCCTCAATCTCGTGACGAAGAGAGGTATCTGCAAGGGCGAAGGCGCGCATCTCAGCTGGACTCAGGTCGAGACCGGTTCTGCGATTACATGGAAATATCCTTCCACAATACTGAAGGGGGATTATTCTTCTTCGGAGTTCTATTCTGTCGCTGTGACAAACAATTACCAGCAGGCGGATACAGGTACCAAGATGATCCATATCGGCCGCGGCACGCGCAGCCGCATCGTCAGCAAGGGTATCTCCGCCGGGCACAGCCAGAACAGCTACCGTGGCCTGGTCAAGATGCTTCCGGGAGCAACCGGGGCCAGGAATTTCTCGCAGTGCGACAGCCTGCTTATCGGCTCCAATTGCGGGGCCCATACTTTCCCGGACATCCAGAGCGCCAATCCGGACGCTGTCGTGGAGCATGAGGCAACTACTTCCAAGATCAGCGAGGATCAGCTCTTTTATTGCAACCAGAGGGGCATTGACCCTGAGGATGCTGTAGGCCTTATTGTTAACGGATACGCAAAGGAGGTCCTTTCCCGTCTCCCTATGGAGTTCGCGGTCGAGGCCCAGAAACTCCTCCAGGTATCGCTTGAAGGTTCAGTCGGATAA